The genome window GGGAGGGATGGAAGAGATTCCATATAGAAGGGCATGTCCAATGACAATGGAATAGGAATAACAAGCCTCTCAAAGTCCAGACTTGGACAGACCCCAAGATTCCAAAAGACCTTGGTGCACCCTCTGGGCTTGGGGTCTTCAACCCACTCTGGCAGTGAAAGGAGCTGGAAGGGGAGCTGCAGAGTCTCATGTCCCCCAAAGAAACCTAACCCAAGGCGAGGTCTCCCATTCTGGGCAGAAAGAATATTCCAAAAAGTGTCCTTCCCTTTGGGAAATTGCCAACCTAGAGTGGAGTTTTCTAAACAGTTTTGTTCTCTGCAAGAAGGATTAGGAGTCTCTGAGTAGTTGCTACTGTCACTAAGAGGAAagcgggggtggggaggagaaagggagggagggaggaagaagggaaggaaggaagaagggacggaaagaaggaaggaaggaaggaaggaagggagggagggagggagggagggagggagggagggaggaagggaggtcaTATCTCCCTCCAAGACCCCATCTTTTGGAAGCTGGGTTACCTAACTCGTTTTCCTTCTGCATCAGCCTCTTCCATTTCCATCTgaaaatgctgtttttattttttttttaataaacaaactCCAATTAATTCACTTAGAAATTTTCATGATACCCGTGGAGGTAAGTTTTATGACGGAGGGGTTAGAAAACCCAAACCAAGAGGCAGGTGGAACAACTATTTTGCAGAgaggattatttgtttttcagggGCAGTGGCGTCATTTTGGACTGCAACGTGTCTTAATTAGACGATCTCAGTGCTGTGGATAGAGGCGGGTGGCTCAGCAAGACAGGACTGAAATGCgtccaggggtggggtggggatgcaTTTGCttgtctgtgtgcatgtgataataataatatgatattatatgatatttatatgatatatgataataataacagtgataatgTCTAACACTTACTTAGCACTTACAATGTGCCAACCCCTGTTCTTAACCCTCCcacatgctctctctctccattcttaCAACACCCATATGAAGGAGGGATAtggtcccattttgcagatgagaaaactgagttacGGAAAGTAACTTGCTTGATGACATAGTAAAGTGCAGAGCACAGATCTAAGTTCTGGAGAGGATTTGACTTGGAGCAGCCACTTTGAGTGGGTCCCTGGAGTAGGAGCCAGGAAGCCAAATCTGCACACAAGGCAGAGAATTCAAGAACAGGGCACTTGAAAAGAGGGAGGCAAGCAGAGGGTAGGAAATGGTGACCTGCCCCCATGTTCCTGGGGTCAGGAACCTGAGAAGGGAGCACAGTCCTGGGAGCACTTGGTTGAAGGCAACACAGCAGGACAAGAGGCTTGTCTGTCTGCCACCTGAGCGGACACGCTGCTTCCAGACCAGGTTGGGGACCTGTGCTTGGCTGGTTCTTCCTGCCAAAGCCTGACTTTGCCACGTGCACCCAGTGACACACAGCTCAGACCATCCCTAACCACTGGTGAAAGGCAAATGTCTGGCAGGAAATAAAGCTCTCAACAGCCTCTTCCCAGCCCCCATACTGCATAAAAAAATCAGATCAGCAGCTTCCATTACCAATACTCTGCTTAGAACTCTAGCAGAAGGTACAAATAGCACCTTGCCCAACCCCAACTCAGGAAGACCAAGCAAGGCTCAGGCAAGCCACAGAAAGCTGGCTGTAACCCAGAAAGTATTCACACAGCGCCACATAGTCCACTGCTTGGAGCATCACCAGATCCTACATTCTACTCCAGCCATGCAAAGGCTGCTATCTCTTGCTGACAGGCCTGGCTGTTCGCATCTGGGGCAAGCCCAGCCAGAGTGCTGGCCAGCTTGGAAAAGGGTCGGGATACatagactttttcttttctgggttCCAGCTTCTGCAGACGTATGCCCAGCCTTTCTACAAGTCATTGAAACCATCTTCTTGGGCACCCTCTCCACTTATCAAGCTGCCCTGCAACCTTTCAGCCCTGATCAAGACATGCAAGATGCAGGGATCCAGCTGAAGAAGCTGGTGGACACCCTGCCCCAGCAGGCCAAGGACAGCATCCTAAAGCTCATGGTAACCGAGATCTTCCCCCAGCCCTTCAGCTGCAGTgccatcccttttttttttttttttttttttttttggacccaTTTCTAATCTAGAGAGAATCACAATGTCAATGTCCCCCGGCAAGTAGGCACAGTCATCTTTCCAGGCATGCCCCCTTACCTTTTTTCAAGAGGCTTTTGAGGAATAATCAAAGCCCTTACCATCTTAGATCCTCCCAGAGTTTACCGGACCTCTTAGTTGACGTTAAAGTTTTTATGTATCATCATCTCTAACTTTGAGGTTCATTCACTATTgtgttggttttgtgtctgtttGTTTCTATATGTGTTGCAGGAAAAAATAGTCAGAAGCCCACAGTGCACTCAGGAGTTAGGAATCCAAAGCCCATCAGATTTAGAAGCTGAAGATTCCCAAACGCTGAAGGCCCTGCCACAGCCGCTTGCCTCCTGACTCCACCCCCACCAGCCAGCCTTGCTCGCGTCAATAAACTACAAGCatctcacttttgttttccccacctctttttttttattcacctGCTACAGGAGAAGGTCTGCCCCACCAGGGTAAGATGAGTCAGGGCCAAAGGAAGGCAGCTGAGCCTTGCCCTTGGAGCCCAAGAGGAAACTCAGAACCCTTGCAAAGTTCCTTCCTCTGGGTTTCTGTTATTTGCCACCAAAAGGGGCTCCACGCCCCTCCCCTCTTATCCTACTCAACATCTCAGACCCCACTTGTCCAACAGAACTGGTGACCGCCCTCCCCAGTCTGTTCCTGATCTCAGTGATTTCTATCTCCATTTTCCCAGCTGGGCTTCCCCGGCCAGAAGCCTGGGGGTCCTCCCTGACCTGTCCCTCTCCAGTCACCCAAGGCAACCTCTAAAGGGCCTCTGGAATCACCCACTCCTTCCATGTCCACAGGCCACACCATCCACCCCTGTCTGCACAACCAGGGGCCTCCTAACTGGCTCCCAGCTTCACTCTCACACCCCTGCGGTCCATTCCCCACACACTGGCCAAAGGAATTTGTATGAAATGCAAACCCCTTTCCACTGCCCACCACACCCCCATCCTTCAAAGCTTCCAGTGCTCTTACAAATTCAAAATCCACACGTGGCCCATCCCTGGCTCTTGTCTTCCCCCCCTCCTTCCCACTGCTCCGTGGCTCTGCTCAATCCATgcacaccccctccctcccctgcccttcccaccccagggcctttgcacaggccaCTCAGCAGCAGCTGCTCAAAATGTAGGTATTATTGATTGGCTTTAAAAATCGCTCTAGAGCAACATGTGCGAATAATAGGACTCGTCCTAAAGATGCACCCCATGTGGATATCAAAACCCTAAAACGCCCCCGCCCCACGGGAGTCGGCCCCCACCGGGCCATACCATCCACAGCCGCTGAATAAAAGTGGAGCACGTGCAGAGGGGCGGCAGAGATGAAAAGAGCGTCGGCAGAGGGCACGGAAGGAGGTGGCTAAAGCGAGAGGGCCACTGGCTGTACAATGCCGCCCCCTGCAAGGAGCCCCGAGGTCCGCGGGGGCCGCACCCGCCCCGCCCCAGCGCCCGGCGCGCTGCGGCCACCAGGGGGCAGTGTCGGCCGCGGCGTCCCCGCGCTCCAGGCTCCGCGGCTCGGAAGCCCCGGCCGCGAGTCCCGGGCTCTGCGGGACGGAGGGACACGGTGCGCCGCCACGGAACCTTCATCatctatgtgatttttttttatatttgatttttgaggGTGTCTAAAGTCAGAATTCTGAAGAAAAACAGGAGCAGTCACACGGACGATGCTGCCGCCCGTTGAACCCTGCCGGCGACGCGTCAGCCCTTCTGGAATTGGCAGCAATTCCATTCCCAGCCGACTCCGAGGGCGAGTCCGACCGAATCGGGAAGCTGCGAGAGGAGCAGGCGGAGCCGACCTCTGACCTCCGCCTGCCCAAAAAGCACAGCCGAATGACCTTGACCGATGGTTTGCTCCCTGGCGGGCGATCTCGCAATCTCTCATTGATTCCTCACACGACCCAGATTCCAGGGCCCAAACCCCAACCCCTGCCCTCCAGAGAGTGAGGTCTCCAATGCAGGGATCCCCACAGCCAAGAAACTCAGTGATCCCAATGAGAAAGTCCACCCCAACCCCCAAGCACACACTTGTGCACACACACTGTAAGGCCACCGGTCCCACCCTTCATTGTCTGCCACCAGGGAGGGACTCTGATTGTAAAAATTCCAGAGCAGGGCAGGGGGATCGCCATTCCAAAAGAGATTGCAGCAGGTGTGGCCTTGACGGGAGCCTCTCCTGTCCCCCCCACTCCCTGGCTGCTAAGGCTCCAGATTCTCCTGCCTCTAGGTCCTCATTAACACACATACCTTAATTCTGCTGGGCCAGCCACCTGGGTGAGTATCCGTGACCATAAAAGGTTCAGAATTTTAATGACCCATTTGCAGCCAGGGAAGTATTTACCTAGAGCAAATGCAATGCAGGTATCTGAGGATGAAAGGATGTACAATTAATTATATTGCAGGTATCTGGGTCTCAGCCTTGCGGGGGCTGGGGACATACGTGCAGGAATTGCTGTAGGTGATTCACAAGAATGTGAGCTATGTCAACACACAGAACCCTGTGTTAAGTTTAAAAAGAGCAGAATGCAAAGATGAACCGATCACCACCACAGAAGAGTACATATCCGTGTGACGCCTGTGACAGCCAGCAGAAGggaattaaataaatgaaggatGTTCATTGGATTCTTTTCTGTCTGCATGACTCATGTAGTTAACTGTGTAGGAGTAACACCGGGCCCAAAGCTATGCGCCAAGCTCAGGCTGTGGCCTGTTTTTGAAAGAGCCAAGAATTGTTTTTACatttgaagaagagaaagaggaggaaaagggaggagaaaaagtTTATCCACccctgttttataaaaatatagaattcgCATACAATCAGCCATTTCTACTATGAATATGCCAAACTGTAAAACACAGGGAAGCAAATGTGTGAATATAAGCTTCCTGCATTTGACAAACTGTGtgaagaaaaaacttaaaatgtatctcaacaaagcaaaaagcagattaaaaataagaaatctatTTTTAGCACTGCACTAGCTTCAGCATGCAGACTTCTGAAGAGCCCagggagagaaagaccacatttCTTGATCAGAAAACTGTGAATCTgggagtgggaaaaaaaaaaaaattaagtatttattatCCCCACAACCTGCAACCAAAGAAACTTTACTCTTGAAGAAAGCTAAAGAGGAATGGTAATTACCAACCCCTGCCAGCTTATTGCCAGATCAAAGGGCTTGTCCTGTATGTCAGTGTAGAGGCTGGATTAACTGATGAGTGGGAAAGCTGCAGTTTTACACATGAAACGGTAGAGGTTAGCCTGGCAGAAAAATCTATAACATGACTCACGAGGCAGGAAGAGGAAGCAAAACCAGCCCTCATCAACTTTATCAAGATGAAGTGATTAAAATTATGTCTTGTTTACAGCTGATGCAAGGCATGCTGTTTGCGAATACCGAGGACTTGTGGGTAGTAATTCACTGTAGGGTCTGCCACTCAAAATGGCTTCAGAGAGATGATAAAGAAGCCCTTGATTGATGACGATGGGGCCACAAAAACAATGCATTCTGAAACCTGTCATTAGGGGATGCTTCCCCCCAGGGCTTACAGAACATGCCAACCAGCACATGGGAATAATGTGAGAATGAGTCATGAGTAGTTAGCCACCCAGCGTATTTCCATGAGCAGACTAAAATTACAAAACTGTAGTACgtgcaaaataaaaatctgaaaatagatTCAGCTGAGCAAGCCTGGTTGCCAGCTTTGGAATCGAGAAACAGGGGGTTGGAATTTGGAATTGTTCTCGCATCAAGTGAATGGATTCCCAGCCTATCACAAATAAAATGCCTGAAGTTCTGTGCCTATAGCACCCAACCACCTTGTCACCTCAAGGCATGCAACATAGAGCCTCCTTTAGAATTCCCAGTATGCCCTGGTCACAGAAGAGGTGCTTCCTCAGCCCTAGGGCGggatggagactggtcaggggcTCCCTGGGAGCTAAGGAGCAGGCCTCAGGGCATCAGGGCCAGGAGAAAGGGTGCAGATGCAGGGATCTCCTGACCCTCTGACCTTAGGCGTCAAACCCATCAGTGAGTCCATCTCGATTTACCTTGAATTTTGTCCCTTCTCTCTACTCTATTGCCAATATCAGGTCCTCACCATCTATGGCCTGAATCATTGCAAATAGCCTCTAAATGACTTTCCTTTGGCTGCTGTAATGAATTgccacaaacttaatggctttaaaaaaacacagagatttattatcttacagttctggaggccagaagtctgaaatggatctcactgggctaaaaatcaaggtgttggcaggctgcattccttctggaggccctaggggagaatctgttttctggtttttttggtttctagAGGCCACcctcattccttggctcatggctcctTCCCCATCTTCAAAATCAATAGTGCAGACCCTTCAAATCGTTCTCTGCCTCTGACCTCCTCTGTGCACCCACTTCCATTTATGGGGATCCTTGTGATTACATGGGACCCATCCAGATaacccagaataatctccccatctcaaggtcagctgattagcaaccttaattcatTTCCTTTTGCCACATTCACAGTTCTGGGGGTTAGGACACGGACGTCTTTGAAGGGGGGCCATTATCTGCCTCCTAAATGGTCTCTAAGATTTCAGTCTTGCCTCCTTCCACAATACTCTTCCCATGATCGTCAAAAATCAAACAGTAATTTCATGCTTTTGCTTCAAATCCTTCCCTGATACCAGTCTCCTGCAGGATAAAGTCTAGACTCCTTACCCAGCTCAGGAGGCTCTTGGGCATTGCCCAGTTCTGGCCTCAAACCCTGCTGCTTCCTCACTGACCCTTCGCTTTAGGGGTGCAGCAGTGGACAAGGCTTGGAAGTCAGGTTGCCCCCCGAGTTAGGCTGGTCAGTTCACACTGAGGCACACACGTCAATATTTGAAACAAGCAACAAATCCATGCTGTTCACACCTCTGACCCTTTACACAAAGAGTTCCAGCTGAAGTGCCCGCCCTTCCCAAAGTCCCCTGAAGAACCAAACTCTATCCCTCATGACCCATGCAATGGTCAGGACGTACCTATAGTAAAAAAGTGATTCATTAAATTCACACtgaactgggcatcctgtatttttatttgctgcatCTGGTCACCTTAAGATTCCTTCACGACTCAGCTCTTAGGttcttcctctctgctctccccaccctgcccccatgCCCTGGGGGTCCTGGGCTTTCTCCACCCTGGGCTCCCATCCTCCTAAGCTGGACAGTCATGCATTAATCTCACTGCAGCATGTGCCCACTCTAAAATGTGAACTCCATGAAGGCATGATCCACATTTTTGTGATCTTGCCACCCGtcatagaaaaattagaaaatccagGTCGGCCGAAGGAAAATCAATTTACTCACACGTGAATCTGCATCATGCTCTCACCTGTACTAACTGGATCCTACCTGTGAGCCTCTAGTGGAAAAGGTGAAACCAGTGTGGAAACTGAGACAGTGAAGTAAGTGCATTACAGGACTCGAGATCGTTTTTattccatctctctgcttccaggcaggacCACATTGATAACCGAGTGGTGGCTGAAAAATGACCCCAGCCCTCAAAGAAGACCCCCCAGCTACTCTCTAGCCAACCCATTTGAGGAATTCCTGTGCTTTCACGGGCAGAAGTTCTAACCAAAGTCATGCATTTCAAAACGTTTGAAATTCACTGTGCCCCTTGCTCCctccttcttttctgtttctaggTAACGATGAGATCGTCTTATGAAACGGGATTCTTCTTCAACGACACATTGATCTAAAATGCATTCGTTTCATACTGGATAAATTTCAAGACCTGATTATTTTGCCATTATATCCATGTTGATGCCTGTTAAATACCaaataaacaatcaaaaaattatcttttaatgtcTACCGCCGTCAAACAAGAATTTCAGACTGTACTCCAGTGACTAGAAACTTCGAAAAGTCATGTACCTGAAGTAATGTATTGATGGACATGTTCAAAATTACGTGTCTACTTTTTTAGACTCAtaaagatgaaagagaaagaaagaaaggagcagaggagagagaaagaaagagagaaagaaaagacaggaggGAATGTACTGAGGTTCTCTCTGGCTCCACAGTCACATGGAAGCCGCAGTCATGCGATCACTttgaacattgaaaaaaaaaatagtgaccaGAAAGTCACCCGCCTGTAACCAACACTCCTGGAGATTTTAGCAATGCCAGGGAAGGGAACGGAGTGAAAACCACCAGGGACTGACACAGAATAGatgcttgataaatgtttattgggTGAAAGAGCGAAAGACAATCTCCTGAGTCCCACAGTTGCCAAAGCCCACTTAGTTACAAACTTAAGCCACACGCCATCTCCTTGGAAGGGAAGAAACACACCCAAAGCAGCAGCCCTCCGTCCAGAACTGGCAGGAGCCATGGTCGTGCATGCTCTGAAAAGCCACCTCGTGGAAGGTATTTCTTTAACTGCAggtgtttgtttcctttggcaCAGCAATATGTAATTTCCCATTTTTAGAACAATACTCCAAAGAACAGTCACAAAAACAACCTTCGGAGGGGGCGGTTTTCTTCCTGGCCTCTGCTACAGCcctgcaaaacaacaacaaagggggttttattcaaaatactatttGCATCTCTCCATAAAAGCAAGAGGCTATTAAGTTTGCAGAGGCTGAGAAAaggtctcacacacacacacacacacacacacacacacaccctgccctTGGTAGAGCATCTAAACAAATCCTTGCCTTTGGGAGGGGTAGATGTGGAAACCATTTGCCATTAGGTCTGTTTTGCTCTAGACACGCCTCCCTCTGTGTGGTTTCTAGGCCACAAGGGTGGAAAGGAAGTTTGCATAAAGCCAGTGTCTGTCCTTTGGGTGCCCCCGTACAAGTCTGAGACCAGAAGAGGACAACGTGTTCTTGAGCACATCCACAGCAGAATAGCAGACAAAGGTGGGGAACCAGGACGATATGCGCCGGCTCCAGCCTTAGCCCAAGAAGTCCCGTTCATTACCATCTCCAAACtgactttctctcttccctttcctctttctgcTTCCTAAACCCAAACGATCAGCTTCAGGACTTCAGGAGTCCTGCACTGCCCTCCCCATCTCCCATCACCTTCCTGCACCTTCTTTCTATCCCACCACCTCCACCCTGAGGCACGCCCACTTATCCACACCTGAACTTGCACACTGCTCCCTTCACTGGCCTCTGTCACCTCCCACGGGGGCCTGCACGGCCCTGGCTTCATCTTACACTTCTCATGCTTCAGAATGGCCAGGGACCACTCTTCCTACAGAAAAAGTCCAGTTTCCATAGCAGGACCTCATCTGGAGCCAGTCTTCCTTTCCAACTTTATATTCCACTAGCTCCTACGTAAGTCTTAGGCCCCAACCAAAGCAGCCTGCTCCCCAGCCCCAGATCCACCTTTGCTCTCTAAGAACGacttccccctccctccaactTACAGTGACCTTCCTGCTCCTCTCTCTGTGACTAAATCCTACTCATTTTTGAAGATCCACCCAAATCATACCTTCTGTCTGGCCAGCTTAGTTCAAAATGACCTCTCCCCCGCTTCCTTAATGAAGCACTGAGATTCTGCCCCATTCATTCAGCGTATGAGCAGTTTGTGAAGAAATCATTCgcataacttttttttccctaaatatgAAAAAGGTGCTAAACCTGTTCAAGAGGCTTGAAAGGAACTGGGTACCAGTAAGGTGACAACTTTGACATTTCTACACTAGCCtgtattgagcacttgctatgaaCCTATCGCTGAGCTGAGCACTTCTCGTGTGCGACTCATTTAACCCTGGCAACGAGACTATAAAGTAAGTACTACTGTCCCccttttttagaagaaaaaaaaaaaaagatgaccagtaaggggatctgaacccgtggccttggtgttatcagcaccacactctcccaagtgagccacgggccagccctaccaCTGTCCCCTTTTCACAGACAAGGATACCAAGGCTTTGAGAAGCTAAATAACTCCCCGGGAACCTCACATACTATA of Cynocephalus volans isolate mCynVol1 chromosome 4, mCynVol1.pri, whole genome shotgun sequence contains these proteins:
- the SCGB1A1 gene encoding uteroglobin, with translation MKLTVTLTLVMLALCCSPASADVCPAFLQVIETIFLGTLSTYQAALQPFSPDQDMQDAGIQLKKLVDTLPQQAKDSILKLMEKIVRSPQCTQELGIQSPSDLEAEDSQTLKALPQPLAS